The following are encoded in a window of Callithrix jacchus isolate 240 chromosome 9, calJac240_pri, whole genome shotgun sequence genomic DNA:
- the KCNA6 gene encoding potassium voltage-gated channel subfamily A member 6 yields the protein MRSEKSLTLAAPGEVRGPEGEQQDAGDFPEAGAGGGCCSSERLVINISGLRFETQLRTLSLFPDTLLGDPGRRVRFFDPLRNEYFFDRNRPSFDAILYYYQSGGRLRRPVNVPLDIFLEEIRFYQLGDEALAAFREDEGCLPEGGEDEKPLPSQPFQRQVWLLFEYPESSGPARGIAIVSVLVILISIVIFCLETLPQFRVDGRGGGNGGGVSRVSPVSRGSQEEEEDEEDSYTFHHGITPGEMGTGGSSSLSTLGGSFFTDPFFLVETLCIVWFTFELLVRFSACPSKPAFFRNIMNIIDLVAIFPYFITLGTELVQQQEQQPASGGGSQNGQQAMSLAILRVIRLVRVFRIFKLSRHSKGLQILGKTLQASMRELGLLIFFLFIGVILFSSAVYFAEADDDDSLFPSIPDAFWWAVVTMTTVGYGDMYPMTVGGKIVGSLCAIAGVLTIALPVPVIVSNFNYFYHRETEQEEQGQYTHVTCGQPAPDMKATDNGLGKTDFPEANRERRPSYLPTPHRAYAEKRMLTEV from the coding sequence ATGAGATCGGAGAAATCCCTTACGCTGGCGGCGCCGGGGGAGGTCCGTGGGCCGGAGGGGGAGCAACAGGATGCGGGAGACTTCCCGGAGGCCGGCGCGGGCGGGGGCTGCTGTAGTAGCGAGCGGCTGGTGATCAATATCTCCGGGCTGCGCTTTGAGACACAATTGCGCACCCTGTCGCTGTTTCCCGACACGCTGCTCGGAGACCCTGGCCGCCGGGTCCGCTTCTTTGACCCTCTGAGGAACGAGTACTTCTTCGACCGCAACCGGCCCAGCTTCGACGCCATCCTCTACTACTACCAGTCCGGGGGCCGCCTGCGGAGGCCGGTCAACGTGCCCCTGGACATTTTCCTGGAGGAGATCCGCTTCTACCAGCTCGGGGACGAGGCTCTGGCGGCCTTCCGGGAGGACGAGGGCTGCCTGCCCGAGGGTGGCGAGGACGAGAAGCCGCTGCCTTCCCAGCCCTTCCAGCGCCAGGTGTGGCTGCTCTTCGAGTACCCGGAGAGCTCTGGGCCCGCCAGGGGCATCGCTATCGTCTCAGTGTTGGTCATTCTCATCTCCATAGTCATCTTTTGCCTGGAGACCTTGCCCCAGTTCCGTGTAGATGGTCGAGGTGGAGGGAATGGTGGTGGTGTGAGCCGCGTCTCCCCAGTTTCCAGGGGGAgtcaggaggaagaagaggatgaaGAGGATTCCTACACATTTCATCACGGCATCACCCCTGGGGAAATGGGGACCGGGGGCTCGTCCTCACTCAGTACTCTTGGGGGCTCCTTCTTTACAGACCCCTTCTTTCTGGTGGAGACCCTGTGCATTGTCTGGTTCACTTTTGAGCTCCTGGTGCGCTTCTCTGCCTGCCCCAGCAAGCCGGCCTTCTTCCGAAACATCATGAACATCATTGACTTGGTAGCCATCTTTCCCTACTTCATCACCCTGGGCACTGAGCTGgtgcagcagcaggagcagcagccagCCAGTGGAGGAGGCAGCCAGAATGGGCAGCAGGCTATGTCCCTGGCCATCCTCAGAGTCATCCGCCTGGTCCGGGTGTTCCGCATCTTCAAGCTCTCGCGCCACTCCAAGGGGCTGCAGATCCTGGGCAAGACCTTGCAGGCCTCCATGAGGGAACTGGGGCTGctcatcttcttcctcttcatcgGGGTCATCCTCTTCTCCAGTGCCGTCTACTTCGCGGAGGCTGACGATGACGATTCACTCTTTCCCAGCATCCCGGATGCCTTCTGGTGGGCGGTGGTTACAATGACCACGGTAGGTTACGGGGACATGTACCCCATGACTGTGGGGGGCAAGATCGTGGGCTCTCTGTGTGCCATCGCTGGGGTCCTCACCATCGCCCTGCCTGTGCCAGTCATTGTCTCCAACTTCAACTACTTCTACCACCGGGAGACGGAGCAGGAGGAGCAAGGCCAGTATACCCACGTCACTTGTGGGCAGCCTGCGCCGGACATGAAGGCAACTGACAATGGACTTGGCAAGACTGACTTCCCCGAGGCTAACCGGGAACGGAGACCCAGCTACCTTCCTACTCCACACCGGGCCTATGCAGAGAAAAGAATGCTCACCGAGGTCTGA